A stretch of the Sulfurospirillum sp. UCH001 genome encodes the following:
- a CDS encoding flagellar basal body rod C-terminal domain-containing protein produces MQINANALTAMSNWMNNSANNVANVNTEKYNATQTTIENQGNTVVAQSSKTEQGTDLATEMTDQIALETAFEANTKPIQTQDQMLGSLLDMKA; encoded by the coding sequence ATGCAAATTAATGCTAATGCCTTGACGGCTATGTCCAATTGGATGAATAATAGTGCAAATAATGTCGCAAATGTAAATACTGAAAAGTACAACGCAACACAAACAACCATTGAAAATCAAGGTAATACAGTTGTTGCACAAAGCAGTAAAACAGAACAAGGTACAGATTTAGCAACAGAAATGACAGATCAAATAGCTCTTGAAACAGCTTTTGAAGCCAATACCAAGCCTATTCAAACACAAGATCAAATGCTAGGGTCTTTACTGGATATGAAAGCTTAA